In Zingiber officinale cultivar Zhangliang chromosome 8B, Zo_v1.1, whole genome shotgun sequence, a single genomic region encodes these proteins:
- the LOC122013496 gene encoding beta-glucosidase 32-like, whose protein sequence is MRQSHLSVNTDSIFVGLRLTQISSRISAHSYAERTSLLMLMYASKIFPPNHCSASLSSFYELNCSKGNSSVKPYVAAQNLLLCHASAQPPCTERNTKKCQGSILVPKPKQRGCIGITLFAFWYEPFTALSEDKAAAKRALDFLIGCSVAGSLIVWSMEGSPSVKRKLVVPLVGSRLPSFKSEESVMLRGSFDFIGLDHYQMIFVQATTSIPDDNLREWYTGMSVSLSFQQTKVTKLLSSSTYTRMPEKLFAHAMQFQKTIFNDSFEQ, encoded by the exons ATGCGTCAAAGTCACCTCTCTGTCAATACTGACAGCATCTTCGTCGGCCTTCGTCTAACTCAAATTTCAAGCAGGATCAGTGCTCATTCTTATGCAGAGAGGACTTCACTGCTTATGCTGATGTATGCTTCAAAGA TATTTCCACCAAACCATTGCTCTGCTTCCTTGTCCTCCTTCTATGAACTCAACTGCAGCAAAGGGAATTCATCTGTTAAGCCATATGTGGCTGCTCAGAACCTTTTGCTTTGTCATGCATCAGCTCAGCCTCCCTGTACAGAAAGAAATACAAAGAAATGCCAG GGTTCAATTCTTGTGCCAAAGCCAAAACAAAGAGGTTGTATTGGAATTACCTTATTTGCTTTCTGGTATGAGCCATTCACAGCACTATCAGAAGATAAAGCAGCAGCTAAGAGAGCATTGGATTTCCTAATAGGCTG CTCGGTGGCAGGTTCGTTGATTGTATGGTCCATGGAAGGTTCCCCGTCGGTGAAGCGGAAGCTTGTCGTTCCGCTTGTCGGATCTCGATTACCATCCTTCAAATCAGAAGAGTCAGTTATGTTGAGAGGATCTTTTGATTTCATTGGACTTGATCACTATCAAATGATTTTTGTGCAAGCAACAACTAGTATCCCTGATGACAATTTGCGAGAGTGGTACACTGGCATGTCGGTCAGTTTATCAT TTCAACAAACAAAAGTTACAAAG CTTCTATCATCTTCCACCTACACACGAATGCCGGAGAAACTGTTTGCTCATGCCATGCAATTCCAGAAAACTATCTTCAATGATTCATTTGAGCAGTAG
- the LOC122017367 gene encoding heavy metal-associated isoprenylated plant protein 2-like has protein sequence MSAKKIVLKVSIMCKKCKVCVMSIIAKFDGITSMTLDLEKSTVTIVGAVDAVLIVKALRKAKKPAEIVTVGEPDKPPEKKPEEKKPDDKDPCKNLPPCCKACTYYVVYDDYQPLCIIL, from the exons ATGTCTGCCAAG AAAATAGTGCTGAAGGTGAGCATCATGTGCAAGAAGTGCAAGGTGTGCGTGATGAGCATCATCGCCAAGTTCGACGGCATCACGTCGATGACGTTGGACCTGGAGAAGAGCACGGTCACCATCGTCGGCGCCGTCGACGCCGTGCTCATCGTGAAGGCCCTCCGCAAGGCCAAGAAGCCCGCGGAGATCGTGACGGTGGGGGAGCCCGACAAGCCGCCAGAGAAGAAGCCGGAAGAAAAGAAGCCGGACGACAAGGATCCATGCAAAAATCTGCCGCCGTGCTGCAAGGCCTGCACTTATTACGTGGTGTATGATGATTATCAGCCTCTGTGCATCATTTTATAA
- the LOC122015687 gene encoding probable sodium/metabolite cotransporter BASS5, chloroplastic, which translates to MNPAALGLKTPVRLQAVYARHRPLLHPSIIGFGSVSCRSWPFNFNSAKADRTLLERRILVKAADSFESEPITEDRFVLSQAVQRNETSILEILKGANSIIPHIVLGSTVLALIYPPSFTWFTNRYYAPALGFLMFAVGVNSSPKDFVEAFKKPDAIAAGYVGQFIIKPLLGYLFGIIAVSIFNLPNPLGAGIMLVSCVSGAQLSNYATFLTDPPMAPLSIVMTSLSTATAVLVTPTLSLLLIGQKLPVDVKGMMSSIMQIVVAPIAAGLLLNRFLPRICAAIQPFLPPLSVLVTALCVGSPLAINMKAIISPFGVSLVLLLFAFHASAFIAGYGLAGMLFHRSEDVKSLQRTISFETGMQSSLLALALANKFFKDPLVGVPPAISVVLMSLMGFALVMIWSKRKQQHSNPDSALDVE; encoded by the exons ATGAATCCCGCAGCGCTCGGCTTGAAGACCCCTGTGCGTCTCCAAGCTGTTTATGCTCGCCACCGACCTCTGCTTCATCCGTCGATTATAGGATTTGGTTCTGTCTCATGCCGTTCGTGGCCTTTTAATTTTAATAGCG CGAAAGCCGATCGAACTTTATTGGAAAGACGCATTTTGGTTAAGGCGGCTGATTCTTTTGAGTCCGAACCAATAACTGAAGATAGATTCGTGCTGTCACAG GCAGttcaaagaaatgaaactagcATATTGGAGATCCTCAAGGGAGCAAATTCCATTATCCCTCACATCGTACTCGGAAGTACAGTGTTGGCGCTTATTTATCCACCATCTTTCACATGGTTTACAAACAG GTACTATGCACCTGCACTTGGTTTTCTGATGTTTGCAGTTGGGGTGAATTCCAGTCCCAAAGATTTTGTGGAAGCATTTAAGAAACCAGATGCAATAGCAGCTGGATATGTCGGGCAATTCATCATTAAGCCTCTTCTTGGATACTTATTTGGCATCATTGCAGTTTCTATTTTCAATCTCCCTAATCCTTTAG GTGCCGGAATTATGTTGGTGTCATGTGTTAGTGGTGCACAACTTTCAAACTACGCAACTTTCCTGACAGATCCACCAATGGCCCCATTAAGCATTGTCATGACATCATTATCAACAGCCACAGCAGTCCTTGTTACACCAACTTTATCTTTATTGCTTATTGGCCAGAAGTTGCCTGTGGATGTTAAAGGAATGATGTCCAGCATCATGCAGATTGTAGTTGCGCCTATTGCTGCTGGTCTTCTTTTAAACAG GTTTCTTCCGAGGATCTGTGCTGCAATACAGCCATTTCTTCCTCCATTGTCGGTGTTGGTGACTGCTCTCTGTGTTGGCTCACCGTTGGCAATAAACATGAAGGCTATTATTTCCCCTTTTGGAGTATCTTTGGTGCTGCTCTTGTTTGCATTCCATGCATCAGCATTTATTGCTGGTTATGGTTTAGCTGGTATGTTATTCCATAGGTCAGAAGATGTAAAATCACTTCAAAGAACCATATCTTTTGAGACAG GGATGCAAAGTAGTCTTCTTGCCCTTGCACTCGCGAACAAGTTCTTCAAAGACCCTCTTGTGGGCGTGCCTCCAGCCATCTCT GTTGTCTTGATGTCGTTGATGGGTTTTGCGCTTGTAATGATATGGTCCAAGAGAAAGCAGCAACATTCGAATCCTGATAGTGCACTTGATGTAGAATAA
- the LOC122017363 gene encoding cell division control protein 2 homolog: MDQYEKVEKIGEGTYGVVYKARDRLTNKVIALKKIRLEQEDEGVPSTAIREISLLKEMEHSNIVRLHDVIHNGNKLYLVFEHLDLDLKKHMDSCPGLSKDTRIIKLFLYQILCATAYCHSHRVLHRDLKPQNLLVDRHTNVLKLADFGLARAFGIPVRTLTHEVVTLWYRAPEILLGAHCYSTPVDVWSVGCIFAEMVNHKALFPGDSEIDQLMKIFRVVGTPDEGNWPGVTSLPDFLSSFPKWRPKDLAKVVPTLEAAGVDLLLKMLCLDPSQRISARKALEHEYFKDLDEEL, from the exons ATGGACCAG TATGAAAAGGTCGAGAAGATTGGTGAAGGTACTTACGGAGTTGTTTACAAGGCTCGGGACCGTCTAACTAATAAGGTGATTGCCCTTAAGAAGATTCGTCTGGAGCAGGAAGATGAAGGGGTTCCTAGCACTGCCATTAGAGAGATCTCATTGTTAAAGGAGATGGAGCATAGCAACATTGTCAG GTTACATGATGTCATTCACAATGGGAATAAATTGTACCTTGTTTTTGAGCATTTGGACTTGGACTTGAAGAAGCACATGGATTCTTGTCCAGGACTTTCTAAAGATACACGTATAATAAAA CTGTTCCTCTACCAAATTTTATGTGCTACAGCATACTGCCATTCTCATAGGGTTCTTCACCGAGATTTAAAACCCCAAAATTTGTTGGTTGATCGACATACAAATGTCCTAAAGCTTGCAGATTTTGGGTTGGCAAGGGCATTTGGAATTCCTGTTCGGACATTAACCCATGAG GTTGTGACCTTGTGGTATAGAGCTCCAGAAATCCTCCTTGGTGCTCACTGCTACTCTACTCCAGTTGATGTTTGGTCAGTAGGTTGTATCTTTGCAGAAATGGTGAATCATAAAGCACTGTTTCCTGGAGATTCAGAGATTGATCAATTGATGAAGATTTTCAG GGTTGTGGGCACTCCGGATGAGGGAAATTGGCCAGGAGTTACTTCATTACCCGATTTCTTATCATCCTTCCCCAAGTGGCGTCCTAAG GATTTGGCAAAAGTTGTGCCCACTCTTGAAGCAGCTGGAGTTGATCTTCTCTTG AAAATGCTCTGCTTGGATCCCAGCCAAAGAATCAGTGCTCGTAAAGCTCTCGAACATGAATACTTTAAAGATCTTGATGAAGAGTTATAA